The window ACCGGCTTCCTGGTCTTCGCCCGGTACATGGAGCCGCCCGTTTCCCGCCCCCGGCCCGAGGCCGTGCCCGCCGAGGACGACGCCTTCGCGGAAGGTCCCGTTTCCGAGGAACTGCCCGGCGAGGCGTTCCCGGATGACGATCCCGACGCCCTCGAGGTTTAGCAAGAGTCCTATTGAGGCCCGCTCCCGGAGCGGGCCTTTTTTGTGTTTTTGGGGCGGCGGTTATCGGGGAGAAAAGGGGAAAAAGGTGCGCCCCGCTCGACAACGGCGGGTTGAAGAAGTATGTTTTCGGCCCGCATCCGGCCTGCCGCGGCAGGCTGATGGATGATGGATAACGACTACCGACGACGGTCCATGCCGTCCACCGAGGACAAAGCCTTTGACGCATCACCCCACCTCCGGCGATCTGCTCCGCAAGCGCATTCGGGCTCATGCCGCCCGCATGAGCCGCGGCGACGATCCCGTGGAGTTCTGGGCGGCCTTCTGCGAGGCCGAACTGGCCGGGCGCTATGCGGCCGCGCACAGCGGCGAAGGATGCCTGCCGGATATCGCGGCGGCGCGGATGCGCACCCTGTTGCTCAGTATGCGCACCCCCGTATTGCTGCTCAACGCGGATTTCGAGGTGGAGGTCATGAACCCCGCGGCAGTCGAGCTGACCGGAGCGGACGGCCTCGAAGCGTGGTGCCGCGGCGATCATGCGTCCGTGCCCCTCGCCAGGCTCGCTCCCTGGCTGGTGGGCGCGCTTGAGGCCGGGAGTTTTCGGGAGGACGAAGGCAGTTGCAGGCTCGACGTGCCCGTCGCCTGCCGGGCCGACGATCGGCATTTCAATGTGTCCGTCTCCCTGACCTCGGATTTTTCCGATCGGCATGACGGGTACGCCGTGGTTCTCGACGACATTTCCGACAGGGTTGAAGACGAGCGGAAGCTGGCGGGCGAGCGCAACCGGGTGGCCCACTACCTGGATGTCGTCGTGAGCATGGTCTTCGTCCTGGACGCCGCCGGGCGCATTTCCATGGTCAATCGGACCGGTTGCAGGGAATTGGGGTACGCCGAGGAGGAACTCCTGGGCAGGGACTGGGTCGACGCCCTGGTCCGGCCGGAAAGCAGGGACGAGATTCGGGACTGCCTCTGTCTGGTCCTTTCGGGGCAGTTGGAAGATGAGGAGGAACGCACCTTCCCGGTGATCGGCGGGGACGGGGAGTCCCGGCTGGTCCGCTGGCGGTGGCGGCCTCTGGGACATGATGGCTGCCTGCCCGTCGGACTGATTCTTTCGGGCATCGACATTACCGAGCCGAGAGCCGTCGAAGAGGCTTTGGCCGAGAAGGAGCTGTGGCTGCGCAGCACGTTCGTGGCCCTGGGCGAGGCCGTGCTCATTCTCACGCCGGACATGACCATTCTTGACGCCAATCCCGCGGCCGAGGTCATGTTCCAGAAAACCCAGCCGGAGTTGCAGGGGATGCCCGTGGGCAACCTGCACGTCAACGCATCCCATTACGAGGAATTTCAGGGCAGGATTCGGGCTGTCTTCGAGGCCGGGGAGCGCGCCTTGTTTGAACTGTCCCTGAAGCGCGGCAACGGCGAAATATTTCCGGCCGACCAATCCGTTTCGCTTATCAAAGGCGATGACGGAGCCACGCTGGGAGTGGTCCACGTCATCCGCGACATTTCCGACCGCAAGCACGCCGAGGCCGAACTCAAGCGCAGCGAAGAGAAATTCCGGCGCATATTCGAGACCATCGAGGAAGGATACATGGTCACGGATTTGGAAGGCATCGTGCTCATGGTCAACCCGGCCACGTGCAACCTGCTTCAATACGAGGAGTCCGAGCTGGTGGGCAGGAACCTCGATGTCCTGTACCGGCAGCCCTCCGAACGGGCTGTTTTTCGGAAGACCCTGTGCGAAAAGGGGGCCGTCCGGGGCGTGCAGATGACCGCCCGGCGCAAGGACGGGAGCATAATCATCATTGAGGCCAACGCACACCAGGTCCTCAATTCCCTGAACGAGCCCGTGGGCATGGAAGGAACCTTCCGCGACATCACCCGGCGCATCGGGGCCGAAAAGGCCCTGCGCGAGAGCGAGAAGCAATACCGGGCCTTTTTCGAGAACAACCACGCCATCATGCTCCTGACCGATCCCAAGTCCGAGCGGATCATCGACGCCAACCCGGCGGCCGGGGACTTCTATGGCTATCCGCTTGACGTCATGCGGTCCATGAACATGAGCCAGATCAACGATCTGAACCCGGATGAGATGTTCGCGGAGATGCGTCGTTCCATGGACGAGGGGCGGACCTACTTCATCGTGCGTCATCGCCTGGCGAGCGGCGAACTGCGCGATGTCGAGGTCTATTCCGGACCGATCATGGTCCAGGGGGTGCAGCGGCTGTACTCGGTCATTCACGACGTGACCAAGCGCATCGAGCTGGAGCAGGAGATGAAACTTCTGGCCACTACGGACGCTTTGACCGGGGCCAACAACCGCCATCAATTTTTTGCCCTCGGAGGGGTTGAGGTGCAGCGGGCCAAGCGTTATGAACAGCCGCTGACAATGCTCATGTTGGACATTGACTATTTCAAGTCAATCAACGACACCTACGGCCACGCCGCCGGGGACATGGTCCTCAAGGCGATGGCCGCCTCCGTCTCGTCCATCCTGCGCGCTTCGGACATCTTCGGGCGTTTGGGCGGGGAGGAATTCGCCGCCATACTGCCCCAGACCGATATAGAGGATGGGGCCGAAGTGGCCGAAAGGCTGCGCCGAACCCTGGCCGGGCTCGTGGTGGAGGTGGGCGATCAGAGCGTCTCCTTCACGGTCTCCGTCGGAGTTACGCGGGTGGACGGCAAGGACAGGACGGTCGAGGAGGTCCTCAACCGGGCCGACGAAGCCCTGTACAAGGCCAAGCGCATGGGTCGCAACAGGGTTGTCCTGGGCTGACGCGGGAGCTTTTCCGAAGTTTGCGGCGGGGGGCCGTCAACCTCTGAGAACCCTTTTCATTGGCCGGTTTTTCCTTGAAAAAACCTTGACGTTTTCCCATGGGTTTGGAATATGGTTCTGAGTTTTAAGTGACGATTTTCACAACTTATCAGGAGCCTTTTCGTGAAATCCCCGCCCGTCCCCTGTGGAGTCGGGCCGCAAGTGGGCCAATTCACGGATTGTTGCAGGTTGATGATGACTTTTGAATCCATGTTGGCCGCAAGAAAGGCCGAGCTGTCGGAAAAGTGGGCGGAACTGGTCCTCAAGACCTACCCCAAGGAAACCCAGAAAGTGTGGTCCCGGCAGAAAGATCGATTTCAGAACCCCGTGGGGGCGGCCATCATCGAGGCCACCGGGGAGCTGATCGGTCATTTGATTGAGTGGCAGGATGCGGGGCGGATCGCCGTCAGCCTGGATAGGCTCATCCGCATCAGGGCGGTGCAGGATTTCACCCCCTCTCAGGCCATCAGCTTCGTGTTCCTGCTGAAAAAACTCCTTCGCGACGAGTTTTTCCAGC of the Desulfovibrio sp. Fe33 genome contains:
- a CDS encoding PAS domain S-box protein, with amino-acid sequence MTHHPTSGDLLRKRIRAHAARMSRGDDPVEFWAAFCEAELAGRYAAAHSGEGCLPDIAAARMRTLLLSMRTPVLLLNADFEVEVMNPAAVELTGADGLEAWCRGDHASVPLARLAPWLVGALEAGSFREDEGSCRLDVPVACRADDRHFNVSVSLTSDFSDRHDGYAVVLDDISDRVEDERKLAGERNRVAHYLDVVVSMVFVLDAAGRISMVNRTGCRELGYAEEELLGRDWVDALVRPESRDEIRDCLCLVLSGQLEDEEERTFPVIGGDGESRLVRWRWRPLGHDGCLPVGLILSGIDITEPRAVEEALAEKELWLRSTFVALGEAVLILTPDMTILDANPAAEVMFQKTQPELQGMPVGNLHVNASHYEEFQGRIRAVFEAGERALFELSLKRGNGEIFPADQSVSLIKGDDGATLGVVHVIRDISDRKHAEAELKRSEEKFRRIFETIEEGYMVTDLEGIVLMVNPATCNLLQYEESELVGRNLDVLYRQPSERAVFRKTLCEKGAVRGVQMTARRKDGSIIIIEANAHQVLNSLNEPVGMEGTFRDITRRIGAEKALRESEKQYRAFFENNHAIMLLTDPKSERIIDANPAAGDFYGYPLDVMRSMNMSQINDLNPDEMFAEMRRSMDEGRTYFIVRHRLASGELRDVEVYSGPIMVQGVQRLYSVIHDVTKRIELEQEMKLLATTDALTGANNRHQFFALGGVEVQRAKRYEQPLTMLMLDIDYFKSINDTYGHAAGDMVLKAMAASVSSILRASDIFGRLGGEEFAAILPQTDIEDGAEVAERLRRTLAGLVVEVGDQSVSFTVSVGVTRVDGKDRTVEEVLNRADEALYKAKRMGRNRVVLG
- a CDS encoding RsbRD N-terminal domain-containing protein, which gives rise to MLAARKAELSEKWAELVLKTYPKETQKVWSRQKDRFQNPVGAAIIEATGELIGHLIEWQDAGRIAVSLDRLIRIRAVQDFTPSQAISFVFLLKKLLRDEFFQPMKKNGTLDELLKFEAKVDNLAMMSFDIYCKSREEVFRFRVEEVKRAQSSLLRKAGLVADVTVDKSTD